From Candoia aspera isolate rCanAsp1 chromosome 4, rCanAsp1.hap2, whole genome shotgun sequence, a single genomic window includes:
- the LOC134498020 gene encoding caspase-14-like, which yields MEKDGIERVLVELDKKEFERLKFLLESVSTEKESATGIPKISRNSLKEKNSSYELADLLVQHYPEQAVEVLEEALDRLPRRDLLGKVGKYVKSREPPVPRQPNPRHERKLEYAAEGESHLERYEMGNQRVAFMMCVTKNRDGFEQDIKKMEKLFETCRFKTPLPCCKDPSKKDLMDDLKKFRKHIDTSTSCCLVILMSHGTRDHICDLNRKEINLDEIFSLFNNIGCPELQRKPKIFIIQACRGTDKDTGAVEADTQTEAKRKLPTASDYFIVYSSQKGLVSLRHPEKGSVMITAMDEVFSAHWQNWHIWDLFTEVNSKMVKQDFWLSDDTVNTDTENTVKVCSVIESTLTKALFLK from the exons atggagaaagacgGAATCGAACGTGTCTTAGTTGAGTTGGACAAGAAAGAATTCGAGCGACTGAAGTTTCTCTTAGAAAGTGTTTCTACGGAGAAAGAGAGTGCTACAGGCATCCCCAAAATTAGTAGAAATTcgctgaaggaaaaaaatagcagcTACGAGCTTGCGGATCTCCTTGTGCAGCATTATCCAGAGCAGGCCGTGGAGGTGCTCGAGGAGGCGCTAGACCGCCTGCCCCGCCGGGATCTGCTCGGTAAAGTGGGGAAGTATGTAAAGTCTCGGG AGCCACCTGTACCCAGGCAACCAAACCCAAGGCATGAAAGGAAACTTGAGTATGCTGCTGAAGGTGAATCACACCTG GAACGCTATGAAATGGGCAATCAGCGCGTTGCTTTCATGATGTGTGTAACGAAAAACAGAGATGGCTTCGAACAGgatattaaaaaaatggaaaaactgtTTGAGACATGCAGGTTTAAAACTCCTTTACCATGCTGCAAAGATCCTTCCAAAAAG GATTTAATGGACGATCTAAAAAAGTTCCGGAAGCATATTGACACCTCAACCAGCTGCTGCCTTGTTATCCTTATGAGCCATGGAACACGAGATCATATTTGTGACTTGAATAGGAAAGAAATCAATCTGGATGAAATATTTTCACTTTTCAACAATATAGGATGTCCTGAGCTCCAACGAAAGCCTAAAATATTCATAATTCAGGCCTGCCGAGGAA CTGACAAAGACACTGGAGCAGTAGAAGCAGATACTCAGACTGAGGCAAAGCGGAAACTGCCTACAGCcagtgattattttattgtatattcgAGTCAAAAAG GACTCGTGTCTTTACGTCATCCTGAAAAAGGCTCAGTAATGATTACTGCTATGGATGAGGTCTTTTCAGCTCACTGGCAGAACTGGCATATTTGGGATCTTTTCACAGAG gttaACAGCAAGATGGTGAAACAAGACTTTTGGCTTTCAGATGATACagtgaatacagatacagagaatACAGTGAAAGTCTGTTCAGTAATAGAATCCACTCTTaccaaagctttatttttaaaataa